Genomic window (Deltaproteobacteria bacterium):
CAGGTCCAGGTCATTCTCGTAACCAGCGAGCGCGCGTTGCCCGCCGGGCGGGAGCTGGTGCGCGCCCTGCGGCGCATCCGCGGCGTCGCCAGCGTGGTCCAGAACATCAACCCCACCGCCGGTAACGTCATCATCGGGCCGCAATTCGTGGCCCTGGACGGCCCGCTCGACTTGCTCGAACGCATCGGCGAGTTGAAGTTGAAGAGCCGGGCCGGCGCCTTCTTGCAGGCCAATATCCCGGTGGCCCGCAAGGTCTACGAACGCGTGCGGCAGTGGGCCGACCCGGCCCCCGACGACGTCGCAATTGATCTCTACTGTGGGGTCGGTGCCATCAGCTTCCAGCTCGCCACCGCGGCCAGCTGGGTGGCCGGCATCGAGGAGTCGCCGCTCGCCGTGCTCGACGCCAAAGCCAACACCCGGCTAAACGGCTACCACAACGTGCGCTTTCACGCCGGCGACACCGCGGTGTTGCTGCCGGCGATCGCCGCGCAGTGCGAGCGCGTCGACCTGATCACGCTGAACCCGCCGCGCCAAGGCGCCAGCGAGGCCACTCGCCGGGCCGCGCTGGCGTGCGCCCCGCGGCGGGTGGTGTACGTCTCGTGCGATCCGGCCACTCTGGCCCGCGACCTCGACTGGTTCGCCACCCACGGCTATCACACCACCGCGATCCAGCCCTACGACATGCTGCCGCAGACCGAGCACGTCGAGTGCGTGGCGCTGCTGTCGCGAACCTAATCGCCGGTTGAAAACGCCGTAGTC
Coding sequences:
- the rlmD gene encoding 23S rRNA (uracil(1939)-C(5))-methyltransferase RlmD: MVPQKPCPHYPECAGCALIGRPYGAQLVHKRASVQAALARYPSLAAVEVLEVVGSPSAFGYRNQAKLVVRHTRGGLLLGIYQPGSHRVIDIRHCPVHHPLIAAVLPRLAELLERHALPIYDERSRQGLLRYVIVRASLWTKQVQVILVTSERALPAGRELVRALRRIRGVASVVQNINPTAGNVIIGPQFVALDGPLDLLERIGELKLKSRAGAFLQANIPVARKVYERVRQWADPAPDDVAIDLYCGVGAISFQLATAASWVAGIEESPLAVLDAKANTRLNGYHNVRFHAGDTAVLLPAIAAQCERVDLITLNPPRQGASEATRRAALACAPRRVVYVSCDPATLARDLDWFATHGYHTTAIQPYDMLPQTEHVECVALLSRT